The region GTTCGCCGTCGATGATGTGATGTTTCAGTTTCTCTTCGATCGGCAGATTTGAAATGTCCGGCTTGATCGACTGTGCCGATTTGCCCTCAAACATCGTCGAAAATTCACCGAGCGGATCGTATGTACAAATATCGCCGTCAAATTTTCGACGGTCATAGATCAGGTCACGGGCAGTATCGATCTCATGTTCGCTGAAACGCATCAGCGGCAATATTTTCGATGCGTTTACGATGGCCGAATTCATTCCCGCCTCAACACAATCGTGCAAAAACACCGAGTTGAGAACAACGCGTGCTGCGGGATTCAGGCCGAATGAAATATTTGAAACGCCGAGAATAATATTGGCCTCGGGCAATTCTTCTTTGATCTGTTTAATCGCATTTATCGTTTCGACCGCATTTTTACGGTCTTCCTCGATACCGGTCGAGATCGGCAGAGCGAGCGGGTCAAAGAAAATATCGTGTCCGGACAGGCCAAACTCGGTCGCGTGCTTATACGCACGCTGGGCTATCCTGATCTTGTCATCGAACGAGCGGGCCATGCCTTCCTCATCAATAAGGCCTATGACTACACTTGCACCGTATTCTTTTGCCAAAGTTAAAACTTTAAGAAATCGGGGTTCGCCATCTTCGTAGTTCGTCGAGTTTAAGATCGATTTGCCGCCCGCGTGTTCGAGGCCGGCTTCCATCTTTTCCCACTCGGTCGAGTCGAACATCAGCGGTATCTTGACCGCTGTCGCGAGCCTCGCTGCCAGCGAGTGCATATCGGCAACTCCGTCACGTCCGACGAAATCGACATTGACGTCAAGAATATGCGCTCCTTCTTTTTCCTGCGACTTGGCAAGATTGACGAGACCGTCCCAATCTTCCGCATCGAGCAGATCACGCATCTTCTTTGACCCGCTGGCGTTCACCCGCTCGCCAACGATTAAAAACGAAGCATCCTGTGTATAAGGCTGCTGAAAATAGATAGACGAGGCCGATGGAGCAAGTTTTGCATTGCGCTGCTTCGGCGAAAGACTGCCTAAACGCTCAACCAGCAATTTGATATGTTCAGGTGTTGTACCGCAGCAACCGCCGACTATGTTCGCTCCGAAATCCTTTGCAAAATGCTCGACTTGAGCTGCAAAACTCTCAGGCGACTCATCGTAATGCTGCTGGCCGTCCTTCACTTCTGGCAGACCGGCATTTGGCAAAATGCTGACCGGCAATGGTGAATTCTCGCACAACCAGCGGAAGCTGTCGGTCATGTGCTTCGGCCCGGTGCCGCAGTTCATACCGATCACGTCAATCGGAAAAGGTTCGAGAGCGGTCAAAGCAGCACCGATCTCAGTACCGTTGAGCATCGTTCCAAAAACCTCGATCGTCACCTGAGCGATCACAGGAATTCGCGATTTTGTTTTCGCAAAATGCTCAAAGATCGCCGCCAACGCAGCTTTGGTCTGCAGCAGATCTTGACACGTCTCGACAATAAGAACGTCAGAACCACCATCGATGAGCCCGCGAACCTGTTCAACATAAGCATTCTTCAAATCGGGGTAGGTTATATGTCCAAGGGTCGGCAGCTTTGTGCCCGGACCGATAGAACCCGCTACAAAACGCGGGTGGTCGCGTGTCGAATAATCGTTTGTAAGTCTCTTGGCGAGTTCGGCGGCCTTTTTGTTGACATCGTATGTCTTGTCCGCGATGCCAAATTCTGTCAAGACGACCTCGCTACCGCCAAAGCTGTTCGTCTCGATCACATCGCAGCCGATATCGAGAAAGCTCGTATGAACTTTCTCAACAACATCAGGCCTTGTATAAAGAAGATTCTCGGAGCAATTCTCAAAATTCGGTCCGCCCCAATCATCAATAGAGAGGTTCGCCACTTGCAAAGACACGCCCATCGCCCCGTCAAAAACGATGATCTTTTCTTCCAGTAAATTGAGAAACTTCTTCATTTAATCTTCGTAGTCCAGAAATAAATACCATTGACCTTCAATATGCCTATGTGCGGCAAAAGATTGGCCATCCGGCGACCAATATTTATCAAGATCATCTACTAAAAGTGTGGGTTGCTTCACGGTATAAACATATCCCTTCGATGAACCAGTTACAGAAAGACCTTTGGTCGAAGCATAAAAATAAACCGACTCTTTCTCACAATAACCTTCAATTCCCGCCGACAGTCCGAGGATAAGAAATCGTCGGCGGTAATCCAAATGTCGAATAGTCGACATCTCTACTTCTTTACCGTCCCAACTTTCACACTTTTCGAAAAAATTTGCCGGTCGTATGAAGTCACTGACACGCCCGACGCTTCGATCTTCTTTGAACATCTGCAAAAGATCCTCAAACTCGCTCCGATGCTCTCTAAAGTTCTCAATTAAGGATTCATCTGTAGGATGCGGTCTATTTATTAAGGAACAGGCCCCACATACGAACAGAAAAAACCCGATTAATGCGAATGATCGATTCATCCTAATTAAAAAAACTCTGTGCCAAACGAGCACAGAGTTTATAAAAACTTTAAGAGTTGACTCTTTGCTGTTTAGCGGTTTATTTTACGTGGCCGCAAGTTGCAATAACTCACCACTTAACAGTTTAGAGTTTAGAGAGTTCAGAGTCTTGAGTCAAGCACCGAATCATTTCGCGGCTTCCGACTCTACGTAAAAATTGCGATTGATGACAACGCTCGTGATTTCTTCTGGAAACGTCATCGACTGCGTAGTCTCGGCTGGAATTACCGCAACTTCTTTACCATTTACGGCCAATCGGAGAGGCATTG is a window of Chloracidobacterium sp. DNA encoding:
- the metH gene encoding methionine synthase; this encodes MKKFLNLLEEKIIVFDGAMGVSLQVANLSIDDWGGPNFENCSENLLYTRPDVVEKVHTSFLDIGCDVIETNSFGGSEVVLTEFGIADKTYDVNKKAAELAKRLTNDYSTRDHPRFVAGSIGPGTKLPTLGHITYPDLKNAYVEQVRGLIDGGSDVLIVETCQDLLQTKAALAAIFEHFAKTKSRIPVIAQVTIEVFGTMLNGTEIGAALTALEPFPIDVIGMNCGTGPKHMTDSFRWLCENSPLPVSILPNAGLPEVKDGQQHYDESPESFAAQVEHFAKDFGANIVGGCCGTTPEHIKLLVERLGSLSPKQRNAKLAPSASSIYFQQPYTQDASFLIVGERVNASGSKKMRDLLDAEDWDGLVNLAKSQEKEGAHILDVNVDFVGRDGVADMHSLAARLATAVKIPLMFDSTEWEKMEAGLEHAGGKSILNSTNYEDGEPRFLKVLTLAKEYGASVVIGLIDEEGMARSFDDKIRIAQRAYKHATEFGLSGHDIFFDPLALPISTGIEEDRKNAVETINAIKQIKEELPEANIILGVSNISFGLNPAARVVLNSVFLHDCVEAGMNSAIVNASKILPLMRFSEHEIDTARDLIYDRRKFDGDICTYDPLGEFSTMFEGKSAQSIKPDISNLPIEEKLKHHIIDGERIGLEDSLKVALKKYPPLEIINDILLDGMKTVGDLFGSGQMQLPFVLQSAESMKAAVKFLEPFMEKVEGSNKGVLVLATVKGDVHDIGKNLVDIILTNNGYKVVNLGIKQPIDDILRAAEEAKCDAIGMSGLLVKSTLIMRDNLELMNERSMNVPVILGGAALNRRYVDNDLIPLYNGKLFYARDAFDGLHAMDELTSGEVGVESVESKAAIAGVEIETRPEEIQTVTDTEDLVGEDAKLGVEAARVSTRSVGDTTHTTRSDISNAIHIPKTPFYGSKVVEIKDLTKVFDFINETALFKGQWQYKQGRKSIEEYQAILDETVYPKFAEIKAKAIREKLLEAKLVYGYFPCQSSGNDLIIYEDDERTERIRFTFPRQPIEQRGSKNLCLADYFASVESGKIDVVAFDLVTMGRKASEHSAELFKADNYTDYLLFHGLSVESAEALAEMWHKRIREELGIAGNDAPEMTKLFHQGYQGSRYSFGYPACPNIEDQTKLFELLDPSRIGVELTDEFMLDPEQSTSAIILHHADAKYFNIE